The Dreissena polymorpha isolate Duluth1 chromosome 9, UMN_Dpol_1.0, whole genome shotgun sequence genome contains the following window.
TAAAACATTCTTGATGATTGTTCTCCGCAAGCCAAAAAACTAAGTTTTTTACGGTGTAAGAtgtaatttccttttttattggTTTTAATATATCCTTAACCAccatttttaatataacatatatgtaGACCTGTGTGTTATTAAGACTGCTCACAAGTTCATTTTCCCCCGTATTAAAGCATATTCTCCACTCGACATATTTGAATTCACTCCCTTTATGTCCAACTGGAGTGACGAATGCTCTCAATGATACAACTTTCTGCACGATATCCGGTGGTGGCCAATTACGACGACGTTCAGCCCATCTTTGAAGTATGCTAGGGCAGTCACAGACAAACGAAGGTACTCTGTCTAGGCGGTATGCGCCATCTGACGACGGTAGTGATGGTCCTGCACGTGAATGACGAACCTCGCCTGGCCCAAGTGTGGCGCTATTAAGTACATAAATATACAAGTCACTGATCAGAAAGGAGCGCCCAGTTTCATCATCATACAGGGCATCACGCAGATTGTGGCAAAACGCTGTACCACGTAGCTTTAGTAATAGCCTACAATGTCCGTGGTAGCAGCTACCGgtgtttaatgtaaacaaagtagtCTGCCTTGGTAACATATCACCAGGCAATCCGTCTCCTAAACACATGACATCTCCGTTTACAAACATATTGTCCGTGTCACTCTCATAGAAGCTTGTCAGCCCCTCTGCTTTGCTACCCGTAGTGATGATCTTAAACCCACCAGGATATCGTGCATTTAACAGCCTATCATTCTCCATATAGGCGTCTCTACGTGCCTTTCTGATGTGAGACCCAAACCCCAGCCAGGTCATCACATTGCACATCTCCACTGAAGCATTTTCCCACTGAGTCTGATATTGCCgctgaaattaatataaaatgtcgaaAATTTATGAAATGCaagcaaaacataattaaaatgaacATCATTCGTAGAATACCCTAAACATACTTATTATAATACTAGTACCACTACTTTTACAACTACTTCTTTTACTAATAACTACCACTACTATAACAGTACATTACTAGTAC
Protein-coding sequences here:
- the LOC127845461 gene encoding uncharacterized protein LOC127845461, with the protein product MSLNCLYIIKQMAKGGYWHDESGHEYVLRRGGIYSQHSQRQYQTQWENASVEMCNVMTWLGFGSHIRKARRDAYMENDRLLNARYPGGFKIITTGSKAEGLTSFYESDTDNMFVNGDVMCLGDGLPGDMLPRQTTLFTLNTGSCYHGHCRLLLKLRGTAFCHNLRDALYDDETGRSFLISDLYIYVLNSATLGPGEVRHSRAGPSLPSSDGAYRLDRVPSFVCDCPSILQRWAERRRNWPPPDIVQKVVSLRAFVTPVGHKGSEFKYVEWRICFNTGENELVSSLNNTQVYIYVILKMVVKDILKPIKKEITSYTVKNLVFWLAENNHQECFTEKNLFNWLCEGLRKLRTALSTTNLSYYMIPERNLMDSCGMNEKQQRTWVETISDMINEGPKLLLRLPKIRQAIVSHPVPLFWYCNRRLEIELLVLKCINRREQCLVVDGVVNESDSMQNSILIRIVQIVSEVSRKMIGEGSCVNYLNEIFERMLM